The following are encoded in a window of Mustela nigripes isolate SB6536 chromosome 3, MUSNIG.SB6536, whole genome shotgun sequence genomic DNA:
- the LOC132013010 gene encoding uncharacterized protein LOC132013010, producing the protein MEARDAERARRSREEEREEGRKRRRNTHRTEDSGERKRKKHGACELGGIQSRAAGLRGPRRPPLPPGAQRGPTAASLRPRRCRLRSRRGARRAGEPGRSPGRSGPRRRRHRPPGAAGLLRGTEAARFRGDPFSNVSRSLQPPVHVARQRLMDYCSSPGRPPPPARQPPAWFFCFRKRPFLLAFAQTAKLQASPSAIPFPDFVTPVQPVRGL; encoded by the exons ATGGAGGCAAGAGACGCGGAGAGagccaggaggagcagagaggaagaaagagaggaaggaaggaaaaggaggaggaacacacacagaacagaagatagcggggagagaaagaggaaaaaacatgGCGCTTGCGAGCT AGGTGGGATCCAGTCGCGGGCTGCGGGATTGCGGGGTCCGCGGCGGCCTCCGCTCCCGCCTGGCGCCCAACGTGGCCCCACCGCCGCTTCGCTCCGGCCGCGCCGCTGCCGCCTCCGGAGCCGGCGGGGAGCCCGGCGGGCGGGAGAGCCCGGAAGGAGCCCGGGGCGCTCAGGCCCCCGCCGGCGCCGACACCGCCCGCCGGGAGCAGCCGGCCTGCTCCGGGGGACTGAAGCCGCGCGGTTCCGGGGCGACCCTTTCTCCAACGTGAGCAGATCCCTGCAGCCCCCAGTGCACGTCGCCCGGCAGCGCTTAATGGATTACTGCAGCAGCCCCGGCCGACCGCCGCCTCCCGCTCGGCAGCCTCCGG cctgGTTCTTCTGCTTTAGAAAAAGGCCTTTCCTCCTGGCGTTTGCTCAAACCGCCAAACTTCAGGCCAGTCCTTCAGCCATACCGTTTCCGGATTTTGTTACACCCGTGCAGCCCGTTCGAGGGCTCTGA